The Neoarius graeffei isolate fNeoGra1 chromosome 7, fNeoGra1.pri, whole genome shotgun sequence genome includes a region encoding these proteins:
- the LOC132888820 gene encoding DNA mismatch repair protein Msh6-like: protein MVKPEIILPGNGPHSSPFLDLHGSRHPCVTKTYFDDGFIPNNIFIGCPGNEEEESEDNRKALAPCVLVTGPNMGGKSTLMRQCGLIVILAQLGCYVPAESLRLTPVDRVFTRLGASDRIMSGESTFFVELNETASILLHGTTHSLVLDELGRGTATYDGTAIASAMVKELSMRICCRTIFSTQYHSLVEDYSQNCAVKLGHMACMVENECDEDPSQETITFLYKFISGACPKSYGFNAARLADIPEEVIQSGHCKAHEFERSTMVLTTFKKLCSFAEDPMANHEQFARLVQMICNL from the exons ATGGTAAAACCAGAGATTATTCTGCCAGGTAATGGCCCCCATTCTTCCCCTTTCCTGGACCTCCACGGATCCCGGCACCCCTGTGTCACGAAAACCTATTTTGATGATGGCTTCATCCCCAATAACATCTTTATTGGTTGTCCTGGCAATGAGGAAGAGGAGAGTGAGGACAATAGGAAGGCACTGGCTCCCTGTGTACTTGTCACAGGGCCAAACATGGGAGGCAAGTCCACCCTAATGAGGCAG TGTGGCCTGATTGTGATTTTGGCACAGTTGGGTTGCTATGTGCCAGCTGAAAGCCTGCGCCTAACCCCTGTGGACCGAGTGTTCACTCGCCTTGGTGCCTCCGATCGTATCATGTCTG GAGAGAGTACCTTCTTTGTGGAACTTAATGAAACAGCCAGTATCCTCTTGCATGGGACCACTCATTCACTTGTTCTTGATGAACTGG GTAGGGGTACTGCCACCTATGATGGCACGGCCATTGCAAGTGCAATGGTGAAGGAACTGTCGATGAGGATCTGCTGCCGAACTATATTTTCCACCCAGTACCACTCACTGGTAGAAGACTATTCTCAGAATTGTGCTGTTAAACTTGGTCATATG GCCTGCATGGTGGAGAATGAGTGTGATGAGGATCCTAGCCAGGAAACCATCACTTTCCTGTACAAATTCATCAGTGGTGCTTGTCCCAAGAGCTATGGATTTAATGCTGCACGCCTTGCCGACATTCCCGAAGAGGTGATTCAGTCAGGACATTGCAAAGCCCATGAGTTTGAGAGGAGTACCATGGTTCTGACTACCTTTAA